One genomic segment of Burkholderia multivorans ATCC BAA-247 includes these proteins:
- a CDS encoding MarR family winged helix-turn-helix transcriptional regulator — protein sequence MTDSRRALTKSDFQQLSEFRYQMRRFERFSERAAQSEGVTPLQYLLLLHIKGYPHREWATIGELAERLQAQHHGVVALVTRCEALGLVKRKPSEADRRQVEVHLEPAGETLLARLAAMHRAELKSLKGAFQVPQIDY from the coding sequence ATGACCGATAGCCGACGTGCGCTGACCAAAAGCGACTTCCAGCAACTGTCCGAATTCCGCTACCAGATGCGGCGTTTCGAACGCTTCTCCGAGCGCGCCGCGCAAAGCGAAGGCGTGACGCCGCTGCAATACCTGCTGCTGCTGCACATCAAGGGCTATCCGCACCGCGAATGGGCGACCATCGGCGAACTCGCCGAGCGGCTGCAGGCGCAGCATCACGGCGTCGTCGCGCTCGTCACACGCTGCGAGGCGCTCGGCCTCGTGAAGCGCAAGCCGAGCGAAGCCGATCGCCGGCAGGTCGAGGTGCACCTCGAGCCGGCAGGCGAAACGCTGCTCGCGCGCCTCGCGGCGATGCATCGCGCCGAGCTGAAGTCGCTCAAGGGCGCATTCCAGGTTCCCCAGATCGATTACTGA